One Cryptomeria japonica chromosome 9, Sugi_1.0, whole genome shotgun sequence genomic window carries:
- the LOC131060233 gene encoding putative disease resistance protein At5g47280 — translation MALETVAQLALEPGLKGILKAGEFIYNGLRGSDCKNLEQVVDSLMPIVREMCDSESIPTLSLQKFQKFRDKIAEGNKLVDDHKNSANPVRLIQINGRGKKLDKSINKFIQNELPVVMLHVQAYFSTRLNAVLRLQHVMLNMQVSFCTQMDNVREGVEAVRGGVEAVRERMENVRESVETVRVQVESVGEAVTESVRDGVKTIHDGVETGVQTLYQAVQNVNQVVKNVMSKIEEQEKQISQQNESLCGPPDTPSGFLGFDEHIVNLKNFLLEDGVNVVGVTAMGGAGKSTLAKAVCKDGQIRGYFEERVIYIVASENPDLLSILKTMWKSIVGRSEPHFTNVEDAHDKLESQIKLIKKPTLVVLDDIWSRFDLEKLLFEGEQYKTLATTRNERVLPKGPKTSVYKLPLLPQKLALSLFCHHAFGQPSIPIGLDKELVKEVQQECNGLPLALKVIGRSMCGRSEPSDWERAKNMLSKGEPFDDYHKDGLLHRLKTSIDVLNEDEKQCFLDLVAFPQIKAIPANALLGIWVYVRAMNSDQADMLLGKFADRHLLDLKKNPGAAENTDGCMDAYSFSQHDVMRDLVLYLAKQQNENSTQCRRLFMPKMKNHFPSEWEKDEVLSSKAQIVSIHTGAMKDTDWPKMDFPEVEALFLYFTASEYCIPTFLQTMKKLKVLIIHNNEGAKRSKLSGVADFKELSQLKALHLEKLIVPEECKVLKSLEKIYMSLCEGLGRDKTFNFPELLEFNVSYCIDLEELPAGLCSSASLKKLSVTHCHRLAKLPDEMDKLLSLKQIRLCESPGLNALPSSICKLKKLKFLDISSCMRFKMKRGERCELKETLQTVAKLPSLKHVICDKINEQLFKSASRPDLKVEAIMEQQPSLDWLDLEIWNGRN, via the exons ATGGCTCTTGAGACGGTTGCGCAACTTGCCCTGGAGCCTGGCTTGAAAGGGATTTTGAAAGCAGGTGAGTTCATTTATAATGGATTAAGAGGTTCTGATTGTAAGAATCTCGAACAAGTTGTAGATAGTTTGATGCCGATCGTCAGAGAGATGTGCGATTCAGAATCAATACCGACCTTATCACTGCAAAAATTCCAAAAATTCCGTGACAAAATTGCCGAGGGCAATAAGCTGGTAGACGACCACAAAAATAGTGCCAATCCCGTCCGGCTGATCCAGATCAACGGACGCGGTAAGAAGCTGGATAAGTCTATTAACAAATTCATTCAAAATGAGCTTCCGGTCGTCATGCTTCACGTGCAGGCTTATTTTTCCACCAGACTGAATGCTGTGCTCCGCCTTCAGCACGTCATGCTGAACATGCAGGTTTCTTTCTGCACCCAAATGGACAATGTGCGTGAAGGAGTGGAAGCTGTGCGTGGAGGAGTGGAAGCTGTTCGTGAAAGAATGGAAAATGTGCGTGAATCTGTGGAAACCGTGCGTGTACAGGTGGAAAGTGTGGGTGAAGCGGTGACGGAATCCGTGCGTGATGGGGTGAAAACTATACATGATGGTGTGGAAACAGGGGTGCAAACTCTGTATCAAGCGGTGCAAAATGTGAATCAAGTGGTGAAAAATGTGATGTCCAAAATTGAGGAACAAGAAAAGCAAATATCACAGCAGAATGAGAGCCTCTGCGGCCCGCCAGATACGCCGAGCGGCTTCCTGGGTTTTGATGAACACATAGTGAATTTGAAGAACTTTTTGCTGGAGGATGGAGTGAATGTGGTTGGAGTTACAGCCATGGGTGGTGCAGGAAAATCTACACTTGCAAAGGCCGTTTGTAAAGACGGTCAAATCAGAG ggtACTTTGAGGAGAGAGTAATATACATTGTCGCTTCAGAAAACCCAGATCTCCTAAGTATCCTGAAAACCATGTGGAAAAGCATTGTTGGTCGCTCAGAACCTCATTTCACAAATGTTGAGGATGCACATGACAAATTGGAATCGCAAATAAAGTTAATAAAAAAACCCACTCTCGTGGTATTGGATGACATTTGGTCCCGGTTCGACTTGGAAAAACTGTTATTTGAAGGGGAGCAATACAAGACTCTAGCAACCACCAGAAATGAAAGAGTCCTTCCAAAAGGGCCCAAGACAAGCGTTTATAAACTCCCATTGTTACCACAGAAGCTTGCTCTGTCACTTTTCTGCCACCATGCCTTTGGCCAACCTTCCATTCCTATTGGTCTTGATAAAGAACTGGTCAAAGAG GTGCAACAAGAGTGTAATGGTCTGCCACTAGCTCTTAAAGTAATCGGTCGCTCTATGTGTGGTAGGTCTGAGCCGTCTGACTGGGAAAGAGCTAAGAATATGCTTTCAAAAGGTGAACCTTTCGATGATTATCACAAAGATGGGCTTCTTCATCGCTTGAAAACAAGCATAGATGTGCTGAATGAAGATGAAAAACAGTGCTTCTTGGATCTGGTTGCATTCCCTCAAATAAAAGCCATTCCTGCAAATGCATTGTTAGGTATTTGGGTATATGTGCGGGCAATGAATTCGGACCAAGCCGATATGCTCTTAGGGAAGTTTGCAGATCGCCATCTATTGGATTTGAAGAAGAATCCCGG GGCTGCAGAGAATACAGATGGCTGCATGGATGCTTATTCCTTTTCTCAACATGATGTAATGAGAGATTTGGTCCTGTATTTGGCGAAGCAGCAAAATGAAAATAGTACTCAATGTAGGAGGCTATTTATGcctaaaatgaaaaatcattttcCCTCAGAGTGGGAAAAAGATGAAGTTCTTTCATCTAAGGCCCAGATTGTTTCCATTCACACGG GGGCAATGAAGGATACAGACTGGCCCAAAATGGATTTCCCTGAGGTGGAAGCTTTGTTTTTATATTTCACTGCAAGTGAATATTGTATTCCTACGTTTCTACAGACAATGAAAAAACTCAAGGTTCTGATAATCCATAATAATGAAGGAGCAAAACGAAGCAAGCTCAGTGGAGTGGCTGATTTTAAAGAACTTTCTCAACTTAAAGCTCTGCATCTTGAAAAGCTGATAGTTCCTGAGGAATGCAAGGTCTTGAAGAGTTTGGAGAAAATATATATGAGTCTATGCGAGGGTCTTGGTAGGGATAAAACGTTCAACTTTCCTGAGCTTTTGGAATTTAATGTGAGCTACTGCATTGATCTTGAAGAGTTGCCAGCAGGACTTTGTTCTTCAGCTTCCTTGAAAAAGTTGTCAGTGACTCATTGCCATCGCCTTGCAAAGTTACCTGATGAAATGGATAAGCTTCTATCACTTAAGCAAATAAGGTTGTGTGAATCTCCAGGCTTGAATGCACTGCCATCCTCCATCTGTAAGcttaaaaaattgaaattccttGACATCTCATCTTGCATGCGTTTCAAGATGAAGAGGGGAGAACGTTGTGAATTGAAGGAAACTCTTCAAACAGTAGCCAAACTGCCATCTCTTAAACACGTGATTTGTGATAAGATAAATGAGCAGCTGTTCAAAAGCGCCTCCAGGCCTGACCTTAAAGTTGAAGCTATTATGGAGCAACAACCTAGTTTGGATTGGCTGGATTTAGAGATTTGGAATGGACGAAATTAG